CTTGGCATACCACCATCAAGGGATATGAAATCTGGAGCAGGTTGTCGTGGTTGCTGAAGTTGCTGTCTCTTTGCACGAATGGCTTTTATAGTTTCTGGATCGGGAATAGTCGGAAACTTCGCCCCTGTAAGTGAACCACCATTACTATCATCTTCTTccaactcctcttcttcttcctcctcctcgttCGTTTCCTGCCGTTTCAGTACGACACCCTCCTGCTTGTCCCTACCTGGTGATGCCGGCTTTAGGAAGCCTTTAAGGACGATTACAGGTTCAGCCGGCCTATCAGACTTCCTGGGTTTGGGCTCTGGCACAGCAGGCGGTCGCTGGGACCGCGATATGCTTCCCAGAGGCCGAGCGTTCTTCTGAAGCTCGAGGAGCCGCTCCTTGGTATATTCACCGACCTGCGGCTGGACATTGGAAGGGATAGAGGAGGCCAAACGCGAAGCCTTCGAACGGTCCTTCGAGGATGTGAGCCTGTGGACGGAGGCAGCGCCTGCGGAAGAAGAGGGGATCCGGGAGGGGCGGCGGTCGTTGTCCTCCTCCTCGTCGTCAGCGAAGCTGAGCCGCTTGGGGGCTTCCGGCTTGGAAGCCTTGGGCTtgattagggttagggtttggctTTTAGTGGAGGGACTTGGGACGGACTTCTCCTCGGCGTTagcatcatcggactcggagcgGCGTCGAAAGTTCTTAGCTCTGATACTACTCATCGATCCAAAAACCTACAGCGTTCCCTGCTAATTCGAGAACGACACAAAATTGCCGTGATCTTTCTTCCTCTTGAGAAACCCCAGAGAAAGCAGAAGGAATGAACTCACCTCGCCGGCCTTTTCTCCCCTCTGTTTCCTTCTCGATCAAACCGTTTGCCTTCTCAGGGTTTCAGATTTGGGGTGACGGCGTCGCGTGGTTGCGTGCGAGATCGGCGGGGAGACGTCGAGGAGGCAGAAAACAGCGACTCTGAGACGGGTTATAATAATCCTACGGGCAGAAGATAACCCTGCAGACCACTTTGACGCGTCTTAATTGATCCGAACCGTCCATTCGCCGGCAGCCCATTTTGACACGTCTTAATTGATCTAAGCCTAATCAAGTTCGGTGGATCCGGACCAGCGATCCTGTTTGAACCGGATCGGTTTAGGTTAATTAGTTCAATTTTAAACTGCCTGAATCCATTTAATCGAAACCTAATAAATGGAATTTTTTTCTTaccgaaatttttaataaaaatctagaATCTATAAACATCGATTAATTTCATTTTTGACTAAATTAAACAATAATATAtttctataaaatttaaatttacctATGACATTTGACCATCAATATTAAAAATATGGTATTATTGGAGTCGTGCAAAATTAGATATTAGATAATATTCAACATCTAAATCCACGatagttaaaaataaaataaaaaaaaataatcctcACGGGCAGTTGGTTAAAGAGTTAAAACTTTATTATAATGGGTCAATTTTTAACGGAAGAGTATGCCTTAAAAAAAACTCCAATCCCATAATTTACATTCTTTCAAATAATCTTAAGACGAAcaaaatatttagctaattattttGTACTAGAGTGAAAGTTACTTAAAATCGAATTAGAATTTGAATATCCAGATGCAATGAATTAAtccatatatttttaaaaaaaataaatttccaaaatacaACTTTTAAATTCAATCTATCCGAACACAACTacattatcaaaattttaattaaaaaaattatcttaaaatcaaCTTTAATTTTATATACCGTCCtcaattagatgaaaaatatattaaattatctttaaattATGTTCAATTAAATGTAAAtatactatattctttttaaatgATGTTCAATTGGATGTAAAATATActaatttaggagaaattatattaaacaaaaaaattatgcttaatttgataaaaaaaatatacttaattttaatttaaatgtactaaatttagaaaaaattatacctaattttagatttttttgtattttaaaaaaatgacaaGTAAACAAAACTTTATATGTAgtaaatggaaaaaaaatgacgACCAAAGAAAATGTTGTATGTAGGAAAtggaaacaaaatatttttgaaattgtgaTTAAAGATTTTAAGGAATTCGtttaaaaaggaattaaaaaaaatgaatctcTACACAATTATTTCACCTTTTCATTAGGCAAGTTGCATGCCTCCTACAtctaaatttcagaaaaatcaatttagtacttgaagctaataattatattaattcttcaGCAATAACAAGATTAACCGTCAACTAGAATTATTTTCCTTCTACATAAATATAAATTAAGACAAAGATTAATTCGACAAATTATCCAACCGCAtacaaaaaaaactttcaaaatatcCAAATCATATatcctaattttaaaattactaaattaaatACCCAATACTCATTTTACGCCTCCGCTCATTTAATGAATCGACAGCTAGGGACAAAACCAAAGGGAGACGATGACAACAACAGTGGTGGATCTAGAGGGAGCGGGGATGAGCTTGAGCACCCTTTTgctcctagaaaattctaccaaTATGTTATAGTCCAAGGGGCAGCGAGAAAGAAAACAAATTCCAGCTCCCTTCTTTGAGCACCTTGTTCCTTTTTTGTCTAGATCTGCCACTAGCGACTACCGTCTCTCTTCAATTTTTAAGTATAAGAAGTATATAGGATATAAAAATAGAAGGTGAAAAAGAGGCGAATGGGAGACAACAACATGATCGCCTCCCCTTAATGTAAACATATACATTTCGTCCCTCGATATAAAATTTTTGACTCCGCCCATATCAGTAATAATCAATTTGGAcatacatttattttttattttttaacgataaaaaaaattttaattaaaaaattattattataagggtataaatatataaaaataataatcgaaTAGATACTGTGTGACATTGAAtcattaaattatattatatgtgttcatctaattcccttgattatatttatacctttaaatttcaatttagcataatatattaaaaaaaatttaaaacatgaatcaaattttttaatgattaaaaaatttaacttgactTCTACAGTGTAGCAACCCTATTTCTAGgatgattataattttttttaatgattaaaaaaatactatttatgttaaaaaaaatgatataatatgttaaattgaTATGGGAGAGTAtagatataataaaaaaaattgactaaTAAATCTAAGAATAACATGAAATTATGTATATGTGTTCGACTTAATTATATTCCtaccttaaatattaatttgacacgTGAGCACTGATTTCTAAAACACAGATGAAATTATTTAATCGTAAAAAggcataaagtttttaatcaaggGCTATAGTATAGCAATGAATTAAATGTATGATTGCATAAACATGCCGATTGCGATTAAAACCTTTATGATCAAAAAATCTGATTCGTATTATCATAGCTCTTAATATAATAtactaaattaatatttaaaagtttaaatataATGAGTAAAACTAAATGAACATATTATTCCGAACTCTTtaaatttatcaattttttttgatcaaaaatgaaaaataaatttaaaaaatttgaaatgatataaaatcaaatcatatatatttatctaattattCAAATTATATTCCtattcttaaatattaatttgaccaactatattaaaagtaatattttttttcttaattacgAATCAAATTgttacattttaatttttttaattaaaaattttaaattatattcaaaaaattattactctcaatataatgtatcaaaattaatattttagaacataaatataatcaagaaaaataaacacATAAGACTTAGTTACATATCATTTAGACCCTTTGAATCCAAAACTAACTAATAAACTTAAAAACTTGAAATGACATGAAACAAAATCTTATATATACGTTTAAATCTATTAATTATATTCATacttttaaatatcaatttgataaaataataaatttattatcaacaaatatttttaattatttaaaaaaatcagaaTCGATTGGTAACAAACAATTCGGTGAATAGATGGAGGGACAAAAATGGATATTGAATACGTAAtttgatcattttaaaattataatacgtaatttaaatatttcaaaaacGTTTCTACGCGTTTTGATAATTTATCGAATATAATTTGAGTAACAAGAAAAATAGAGATAAACCTCAAAATAATAACTTACAATTTATCTCCTCAGATAagaaaaagaagcaaagcaatgAAACACTAGACGGAAGTAGTTGGGAAGAGGAAGAATTCAAGAGTCAGTATTCATTTGCTTCTTTCCTATCTCTGAATTTATAATTACGCCAGTTATAATGAACTCATTCAACAACGCAGCAAATCAATTTGGGCACAAGAATCACACCCACCTTGCGTAGTTGTTGAGACGAATGATATGGATTGTTTAAGATCATGATGGCTGTTTTGCAGAAGTAAGCTCCTCTTCGAACATGCAGCAACATTTTCCATTAAATGGTTCCATTTTCTACTCTGCAACGAGAAATGGGAATGCCCTGAGAAGAAACATATTTGTCAGTTGGGAATCAAATTAGAGCTACTCTTCTTGGACGTCAGCTGAAATCTCAACTATTAGATCCTTTTAATCAATTTAGTGAATTAACATAAACTATTAGATCCTTTTAAATACTAATTAACTTTTAGTTGATCGGACAACTACCTGCAGCTTACATTCAGATAAGTATGTAGAGACCAAAATCAAGGTAACACGCATTAGTGTGAAGATAATACAAGCACAAATGTCAAATGTAGCAACCCAGAATTTGAAAACACAATACGATATGTTTAATGATTCAAAAGCTAGCATTTTGCCGGTTGTTTTCCAAATTCTCATAATGGGTAGCCAAGTTCATTCTAATATAAGAAGAGACTGTGATTTCCACTTTCCAAGTGTTGTTTAGATGTTATACCTGTTTGACTTAAACCGACCCCATAACCAACCTGTTAATCCCTAAAACCCCTTCCCTCTCCCTTGCACATCCTATGCACAACAATTCCATACAGTTCACAACCTGCTCACCCCTCTACCCTTTGATTCTGCAAGACCACGCAATGACCTCACATCTACAATATCTGGGCATGATCTGAATTGCAACACTACCCCTTGTTCCATGACCCAATCTCATCGAGTAAGATAAAAACTCCAATATCTGGTTAATACAGTGCATCAAATGTCTGTTTAATATAGAACACCATGCAATGCAAAAAATCAACGTGATAGTGCATCATGGGCTCACAGTCCATTGCTTGTGTCGATGAATCTGTATTTGTGCATTAGCTGTTAAAGACGATTAAGGAAATCATAATGAGTTGGTAATTCTCATGCAAAGCCAGTGCTCATCTAGGGCTCCACATTTTCAGATCTAACAAGATGCAAGCAAATACCCAACATACCATGTATTCTTCCAGATCTCTTCCCACAGACATTACTCATGGATATCATAGGAACCAAGTGATCTTAATCTTTCACCTTCTTGGTCTCACATCAACCAAGCTTTCTTCTAGATCTTCACATTTTGCAAATCTTGCATGAACAAACAAATCTAATGCGAACTGATAATTCTTCTCAATCTTTGCCTAGTGTAGATCTCACACAGACCATACATGATTCTAGATCTTTGCCTGTTGAAGAATCATTCAGGCAAACCCTTTTAAGATATCACATAGACCAACTATTCTAAATCTTTGACTTCTATGGTATCACACACACCAATCAGAACTTTCAATAACCCGGCAATGGTCTTATGATAGCTAATGatggattttaaaaaaaaaggcctAGTCTCGCAAACAAATTTAAAAGACTAATTAGCAACACAGGTACCAGGAATAAATCACCGATTCTTCAACCTATTGACAATGATCTTGGTATAGGCAGCTTGCTCTAGATGTGGAGATTATACTAGGATCTATGAGAAGAAGCTCCTCTAATTGAGCCATAACCAATGGCAGACGTTTTCCATCTTAAGGCAGATAGATCTAGGATGTCAAGTTAATCAGCTTCAAATTGATCcacctctcaactgatcaaatagttatgaagaagaaccccctagggcgtagcacagacggtgggcgcatgacatctctagcgtaatggccaagagtcgattctcaagaactgacgacctggggtttaccccaccatgcgtctGACGCTTGTGTACCtccatgtacctccctccatatccgtgggaccggcactAGGGGGccgttaatgtagcggatctacatAAGTAgttatgaagaagaaagcatgaATGAGAAGAAAATAGATTTATGAATTCAGTAGAACAGCAATGTCGAGAGATGGCCATGGTAACACTACAAGTAGCAGAGAAGAGTACTGTCTAGACTTGCAGAATAAGAATACCTACCTAAAAGGGATGGTTGGGATGTTAGGTCATGTTCTACACATCAATCTTGCAGCCCATATAGCCTCAGTAAACATGAATTGAAGAATTATAACATGAAAGAAGAACTATAGCTCAGATTCCAGATTGGGAGGAAATGAAAAAATAATTCAAGTCCTAAACAAAATAAGCAAAAAGACCTTGAAACCTTTCAGGTTCTTTCTATATATGATAGTAGTCTCAAACTAGTCAAACAAGAAGTCTAACAAATTGAAtttctttatttccttatttTTGGAAGGAGAACTCAAATATATTATGTTGGGTCAAGAGGTTTTCCTGAATGGAGTTTGGTTCCATGATCTCTAATTTCTTCTTAAGAAAGATTGTTTGCATCCAAACTTTAAACCAAAGTTGCCTCATCTCAACTTGGATCCGATGACAAATTTTCTCAAattattatttcaatttattgAATATATGCACTGATTTTTTTTCTCAAGCGCTACTATAACTTGTCAAACCAGAATTTGATCTCAAGACTTCTCAGAAAGCACAACAGCCAAAACCTTTGTTAGCTAGTTATGGGTTTTGGATATTTTATAAAGCGTTCCATGTTATGAGTTGCAAATCCAATCTAGCAAAAGCAACATGAAAAATAAGTACTAAACTTTAAACATTTGCAGATACTTTAGGTATTTAAATGCTGGTAAAATAGTTATCTAACCAGCCTCCCCGTGACCGTGAGAAGTAATCACTATCCAGAGAAACAGCAAGAGCAATAGCCACAGCTCTTTCGGAAAGAGTCAATGGGCGGGAAACTTCAAACTCCTGAAACAAAGACAGAATAGGTTACGTGACATGGAATTCATAGATCTACAAACAATTTAGTTGCACTAACGCTTGAACCAGGTCTATTGTTAGGAAGTGAATCAGCATCCCCAAATCGAACCACATATTGACCAGCATCAGTGAAGAGCTTCAAAGAAACAAAAAGACAAAAAACTAGTAGAAAGTCAATTTATTCATATATAACACACCAAATGAAGATTACCTCTAAACCAACACCTCTCCAGTTACGATCAATTTGTGCCAGCACATTGCCTTCTTCATCCCTTAATGTGAATGTCCAATTCCAGAAACCAGGATTTTCAACCACAGCAAATTGCTTGTTTCTATAGATTCAAGATAACAACAAAAAAAGTGTAggcaaataaatatattttgtcaCAAAATTGAGAAAAGAGAGGTATGGCACAGTTTGAAATTATCATTGGATCCTAAAAATTGACTTAATTAGAATCCATCTTTTGCtccaaattttttatttaatgtgTTATTCATCTCcctatagatgcattttcctatATAAATTTCTTACAAATTTCTCTTCTCTGCTATATAATTAATACATGTGTTCTAGATTCATAGTGCTCTTACTAAATAATTTTCACTTACATTTTATGTAGGAAATTTCTTTTTTCTCTACAAAATGGTTGTTCTTTAAACAAAAATGGATGTTCTATTTTATTGCATTCTATGGTATCAAAAGCAAAATCAGTCAAAATCAGCTTAGTGACCTATATAAGTTTGTGCAGCTTCCAACTAAAAGACTTTGATGTTccaaaataaacaataaaaaatgAAGAAAACAAATATGAAATGTGTGCCAAAAGGTAATCTTTCAACATTAATTCTTGCTCAGAACAGGAAATGTGGATcaataaataattttttcattATTTATGGGTTATATTTCTTTTCTATGTCAACTTTAACCTAACCAAACAGAATAATCCTGTTGATACTGATTCACCAAACTATATAACTCCTACCATGATAGGATCTTGGTAATTAGCCTTATGCTCAACCTAAAATTAGTTAGCTAAGCCTTAGGAAATTACAACATCTGAAGTCCTTAATATTTTTGTTCTCACCTTGGACCTGTGTTCCACTAATGGCAGGCCTTGAGTTATGATTACACAGAGTTCCAAATAATGTGTTTACAGGGTGTGTCATCAATTACCTGGAATACCTGTGCGCGCGACAGGGGTGTGCAACTGAGGGCAGGTGCCACATGGGCAGGCGCCCTCAGTCACGCACGCCCCATCTGCACACAGGGCATGCAACATATCTTTCCTTTATATATACACACAGTTGGCATCAGATAATTAAGATCACAttggaaaaacaaaataaagGAAATACCATCATTATCAGTATGCAAAAGAACTAGATAAATCAAGTACCCTAAGTACAAATCATAAATTCTCCGCCAAAGATGCCAGCGTCTGTGGACTACACCAACTTCCTACAGGAAAAAGAAGCTGAAACTGTTGAACAATTTGTAATAGCTTGAGGTTATATACATAAATGCCACTCAACATAACTTACTTACCTTACCATCTACTTCCGCATATATTGTGCTGTTTATCCACCAAAAGGGCCTGTGAACCTAAACCCAAAGTAGATACAGTAAACACAGTGTTAAGTTGAATGAAATATACTTAAACTAGTGCTTAATGTTTTTAGAACATGATGGTAATTTCATACCCTTAATACTTCATTACCCATAGCATCAAACATGTAAGCGATGAATGGGCGTCTTCCACGAAGTAGCTAAGAGGCACATTAAAATAACAAGACATtcagaaaaatattaagatgggTTATGTAAAATCAAAATTGGTTTATAAAGAGTTTTAGAaccacataaaataaaaaaacacaaacaataaattgtataatttaacTTATGGATGAACACTGAGCATGGTTTAAAATATAGTACCATGACATCCCAAAATTGTATTTATATTTGTTGGTTGATTTTAGTTTGTTGATTATAGAGACTGCAGAGCAGTACAAGTGTTAATGAGCAAAGGTGCTAAATTGAAGAAGGCTGTTAAGTTGCTGCAAGAAGTATAATGAACCTTGTTTAGGCACTATGTGAGATTATCACATCACTCTAATGATGGGCATCAATAACCAGATGATAAAGGTGGCTAAGAGGACAGATGAATTGTTGCAACTTGCAAGTGTAATCTATCAATCTCTAGCTACCACTCAAGGCACTCATATGAATGTTGTCTTCAGAATCTTGAGATAGCTGAAATGAGATCTAGGAAGACAATTTTCTCATGTAAGAGCAAATGGAGTGATGTAGCATCTACCTTAGCAAATAGCCAACATTGATTCAAATGCAACCTTACTAAACTATCAACTATTCTGTGTTAATTCACAACAAAAATATAATTGTTTAAACATTTGAAAGTTTATGTTCGAATTGATTTTAAGTGACAATTTAGGACAGAAAAAAAGTATAGTAAATCCACATTCAGCTCACTAGCTATCAACAATGAAGACGCTGGATTCAAGATTACATACCTGCCTGAAGATGACATTACTTTTCTCTTGAATGAAACCAACAGGCTGAGGAAAGAGGCAAAATTAATAAACAAAGATTGCAACAAAGTCAAACAACTAAGCTCAGTTTAATAGAGGAGAAAAATTCACATACTGACTGAGGATAACAAGGGTCTATTATTTGATAGCGACTCTCCTGCAACATGAGAAGATATATGGATAAGGATCTTTCTCTCTAAGGACAAAAAATTAGCAAAACAATTCTTATAAATGATGGTTTGAGAACATTGTCTAATATCTCAGTGTAACACTGATTCCAGTCTTTGGTCAGATTGAGACCAGCTCTGTACTATACATACCCTTACCAATATGAATTGGTAAGAAATGGCGCGCACAATATAATTTCACTCTGACTTGCAAtttttctacaattttttttctctccaacATGCGATTCTGCTACAGCAAGATTTTCATTCCAGTTATAATTCTAATCATCACCATCAAAGTGTCAAATTGTACTTGTCCCAACTATTTAGAGTCGCTCGTATGAATTTTTTTCCTCCATTGAACTCAACATAACAAAATAGTACTTacaaattaataattattatttttattgaattGACTATTGTTTGCCGATCTtacctagtgggataaagcttgATTGCTATTGTATTGAATTGACTATTGTTTGAACAATCCACCTCTTTTCGCCTTCCACACTAATAGATTTAAATCTTCTTACTATAAAATTCATTGTCCATTTTAGAGCATGTATATTTCATCTAaacctattttctctcattttatcATTGCCTCCTTACTAGAAAATCATACAACCATGCTACCTCATGTTAAAAATGCCTACCTCATCTTTGGTCATGATAAACCATACACCTATAACTCATGTTAAAAATGCCTACGTCATCTTTGATCATGATAAACCATACACCTATAACTCCTCATGTTAAAAATGCCTACCTCGTCTTTGATCATGATAAACCATACAGCTTTAACTCCTCAAGCTACTTAACTTTAAAGGTGTGTTTGGTAGGTGGGATAGGATAAGGATAAAGGTGTAATTAAAGATATAAATAATCATTGGCTCCCAAGGTATTACTTAGGATTAATGGTGTGATGGTGTAGGGATTAATGGTGTGATAAATAATCATTGGCTCCCCCAAGGGATTATTTATCACACCATTAATCCCTACACCTATAATCCTATCCCACCTACCAAACACTCCGTAAGAGTGAACTCGAATTTTCTAAAAGGATAGTGGCAAAATTAACTAGATGACGAAAAGGAGCCTCAAAACTCTCCCTTGGGAAATAATTACTTTGCATAAGCATAGTAAAAGCTTCTAACAGATTAAACTTCACAAAGAAGATTTAAGTGCATGAACAATTCACAAGCATATTGGAGAACAGAAACTACATATGCTTCACACAAAGTTTACTCCAGTTACCTGTTCAAAAGAGAACATGACGTTTGCCCATTCTATGTCTCTCACAATAATCAAACTATCTCTGGAAAGAAGTGGTGCAAGTTTGACctagaaaaggaaaggaaaaaaacaaaCGATCACTAAATCCCAGGTCTTGCAAGGACAAATCAAAATATGTACAGTACAACAAGGTAAAAAACATAGACAACCCTAATTAAAAGAATGCTTTTGGGATTTTTCTTAGCATCTCCAACAGAACTGTAATCTGTATGGTATCAAATCAGATCTAGATGAGTTTCGCATCACATTGATGGCATGTAAAATATAGTATACATTGACAAAAAGTGGCCTATTTGCATTACCAGACAGTTTAGCAGCATGGAGATCCTACTACGTCTAAAACTATACTAGACCAAGAAACTAAACTTAGAAGTTACAAACGCGAGCATATCCCAGTGATGGAATTGAACTCACAGCTACCAAGATAAGAAAACCACCATGCACAGTTCTGTAAACAACAAAGCTTTATTCAACCTGATTTGGCTTTCCTAATTTTAACTTACTAAAGGAGAACTAAAAAGAAAAGGTAACAGAGAAAGTGCCACCAACTTTGCCACTTGGTGCAGGTTGTCTCTTGCTTCTCCTACTCCTTGCTTTCTCCTGTTGCTTTTCTTCAATCCAAAGCCGTGCAGCCCTGCTAAAATATTGTTTCTTCCCTGCTGGGCATGAAAAACAACGATGAGCGATTAGCCGACTATTCACGCCCATCTGCAAGCTTCCTTTTTCGCATTTTGGATCAGATGAACGCCCCCACATAGTTGTGATTCCCATGCCAAATGGCTGCAAGAGTTCACGAAGGACGTTCCCTGGCGGAGGGTAACTGCTGTTCACGGCATATTTCACCAATTTCTGAGAACCCTGATTCCGAAATGCCAAAAGAGAAGGAATTGCTTCCGTAAACTTAATGGGAGGAGAAGCAATCCATTTCTTCAAACACCTCATCTGATTACCGGCCACACTGTAAAGAGCTGTGATTCTAATTGTGGAAAGAGGAATGAATGCTTAACGAGCCGTCAAATACAGCCAATATTTCTCTCCCTCACCTGCAATGCCCTTGGAGAATGGAGATTCCCAACTGCTCAATGGCCCCCCAAAAAGACCCTTTTCTGCAGCTAATCAACGAGACAAACGCAGTGAGGATGGTAATCGCCAATCTCGAAAGTTAGCCGACAACGGAAACAACGACGGGAAAGAACTGGCGGACGAGAGAACCACAAAAAAAATCTCCAAATCGACGAGgagggaaggaaggaaggaaaggAGGGAGGGAGAATACCTGCAAATCAGTTCGCCTTTCTTCTCCCCGCCCTCGTCGACCGATTCCGAGGGTTTTAAATGGAAAGACAAAGGCAGGAATCGTGGCCGAAGGCAGTCGGAAATAAGGGCTGCGCCGCTCATGAAAAACTCGACTCCATTTTAATGTTAATCAAGCTTGAGTCAAGTTGGAACCGGCTTATtagaaattgaattgaattcgAGTCTAATTATTACTAGTTGCTTGTCGAGCTAAATGAatcataatatatatttttataattgatccggtggtaaggacgggggaccctcgttgctggaggtcaacgacacatggaggtcaatggtcaaaaGGATCAACCCCAGGGTCAGGCCGAGCGGATAGATGTCATGTCGAGCGGACTGGCGGGCCAACTAAGCATCCGACCGACCGGACATC
This region of Zingiber officinale cultivar Zhangliang chromosome 9A, Zo_v1.1, whole genome shotgun sequence genomic DNA includes:
- the LOC122020725 gene encoding altered inheritance rate of mitochondria protein 25-like isoform X2, translating into MSGAALISDCLRPRFLPLSFHLKPSESVDEGGEKKGELICRKGSFWGAIEQLGISILQGHCSVAGNQMRCLKKWIASPPIKFTEAIPSLLAFRNQGSQKLVKYAVNSSYPPPGNVLRELLQPFGMGITTMWGRSSDPKCEKGSLQMGVNSRLIAHRCFSCPAGKKQYFSRAARLWIEEKQQEKARSRRSKRQPAPSGKVKLAPLLSRDSLIIVRDIEWANVMFSFEQESRYQIIDPCYPQSPVGFIQEKSNVIFRQLLRGRRPFIAYMFDAMGNEVLRVHRPFWWINSTIYAEVDGKEVGVVHRRWHLWRRIYDLYLGNKQFAVVENPGFWNWTFTLRDEEGNVLAQIDRNWRGVGLELFTDAGQYVVRFGDADSLPNNRPGSSEFEVSRPLTLSERAVAIALAVSLDSDYFSRSRGGWAFPFLVAE
- the LOC122020725 gene encoding altered inheritance rate of mitochondria protein 25-like isoform X1, which encodes MSGAALISDCLRPRFLPLSFHLKPSESVDEGGEKKGELICSCRKGSFWGAIEQLGISILQGHCSVAGNQMRCLKKWIASPPIKFTEAIPSLLAFRNQGSQKLVKYAVNSSYPPPGNVLRELLQPFGMGITTMWGRSSDPKCEKGSLQMGVNSRLIAHRCFSCPAGKKQYFSRAARLWIEEKQQEKARSRRSKRQPAPSGKVKLAPLLSRDSLIIVRDIEWANVMFSFEQESRYQIIDPCYPQSPVGFIQEKSNVIFRQLLRGRRPFIAYMFDAMGNEVLRVHRPFWWINSTIYAEVDGKEVGVVHRRWHLWRRIYDLYLGNKQFAVVENPGFWNWTFTLRDEEGNVLAQIDRNWRGVGLELFTDAGQYVVRFGDADSLPNNRPGSSEFEVSRPLTLSERAVAIALAVSLDSDYFSRSRGGWAFPFLVAE
- the LOC122020725 gene encoding altered inheritance rate of mitochondria protein 25-like isoform X3, with translation MRCLKKWIASPPIKFTEAIPSLLAFRNQGSQKLVKYAVNSSYPPPGNVLRELLQPFGMGITTMWGRSSDPKCEKGSLQMGVNSRLIAHRCFSCPAGKKQYFSRAARLWIEEKQQEKARSRRSKRQPAPSGKVKLAPLLSRDSLIIVRDIEWANVMFSFEQESRYQIIDPCYPQSPVGFIQEKSNVIFRQLLRGRRPFIAYMFDAMGNEVLRVHRPFWWINSTIYAEVDGKEVGVVHRRWHLWRRIYDLYLGNKQFAVVENPGFWNWTFTLRDEEGNVLAQIDRNWRGVGLELFTDAGQYVVRFGDADSLPNNRPGSSEFEVSRPLTLSERAVAIALAVSLDSDYFSRSRGGWAFPFLVAE